The following is a genomic window from Stenotrophomonas maltophilia.
GGATGGGGCGGATGTCCATGGGAGTCCTCGTTCGGGTGCTTACTGCGACTTGAGCTGGATGGCCGGGGTGACCTGCATGGCACGCCAGGCGGGCAGGAAACCGGCGGCAAGGCTGGCAAACAGGGTCAGGCCCAGTGCGAGCAGCAGCATGTTGCCGTCCAGGTGGGCCAGCTTGGCGTACTCCACCGGTTGCTGGCGCACCGCGAACAGGCCGAGCAGGGCCAGGCCGATGCCGAGCACGCCACCGACCACACCGACCGCGCCGGCTTCCACCAGGCACTGCAGGAAGATCTGGCCGCGGCTGGCGCCCAGGGCACGGCGCACGCCGATCTCACCGCTGCGGCGCAGGAACTTGGCCAGCAGCAGGCCGACCGTGTTGACCAGGCAGACACCGAGGAAGCCCAGCGCCAGCCACAGCTGCAGGCGCACATCGCTGGGCACCGCGCCGTTGAAGTCCAGCCATTCCATCACGGTGCGCAGGCGCACGTTCGGCGGGTGCTTGAAGCGGCCGGCCTCGCGCTGTTGGGTCGAATAGTTCTCCAGGTAACGGCGGTAATCGCCGGCCTTGGCCGGGTCCATCTCCACCCAGTACTGCAGCCAGGCGCAGGGAGCGTTGAGCGAATAGCTGTTGCCGTCGGGGTTCTCGCCGAAGCAGTTCATGTTGCCGTTGTTGCCCAGCTTCAGATCGAACGAGGTGGAGATCGGCAGCAGCAGGTCTTCGTTCTTGCCGTAGCTGCCGGTGGTCAGGTCATAGAAGTGCGGCTCCGGGCTCCATTCCTTCATCACGCCGACGATGCGGTAGCTCTGGCCCTCCATGCGCAGGTCGCGGCCCACGCTGTTGGCACCCTGGTACAGCTTGTCATTGAGCGCCTTGGAGATGACCACCACGCGCGCGCGTCCGTCATCGTCCTCGCGCGTCCACGGACGGCCGTACTGCATGGGCACCTCGAACATCGGGAAGAAGTCGGCCGAGGTCCAGCGGGTGTCGATGCTGAAGGGCTTGAGGGTGCTGTTGTCCGGTTCGATGGTGCCGCCGCCGCCGCTCATCAGCGCCTGGCGTTCGCCCTTGGCTTCGCGCAGCAGCGCTTCACCGTCGAAGCGGGTCAACTGGGTTTCCGGCTCTTCGCCGGCGACATAGGCGCCGGTGGCGGCGTCGAGCTGCACGTAGAACAGGCGGTCGCTCTTGCCGGGAATCGGGTCGCCGGACAGCACATGGAACACGGTCAGGGTAGTCATCGAGGCACCGATGCCAAGCGCGATGGCGATCACCATCAGCGCGGTCAGGACCTTGTTGCGGCGGAAGCTGCGGGCCGCCAATCGGGCGTAGTAGGCGAACATGGTCGGGCCCTCACTCGTTGACGGCGACGATGTGGCGCACCGGCGTGGCCAGCACCGGCTCGCGCACCAGGTCGGTCACCTGGCCATCGACGATGTGCACGTTGCGCTGTGCACGCGCGGCCAGTTCCGGGTCGTGGGTGACCATCACGATGGTGGTGCCGGCGGCGTTGATCTCTTCCAGCAGTTCCATCACGCCACGTGCCATCTGCGTATCCAGGTTGCCGGTCGGTTCGTCGGCCAGCAGCAGGCGCGGGCTGCCGGCCAGGGCGCGCGCGATGGCCGCGCGCTGCTGCTGGCCGCCGGACAGTTCATTGGGGTAGTGCTTCATGCGCGAGCCGAGGCCGACCTGGCTCAGCGCCTTTTCGATGCGCTCGCGGCGCTCGCTGGCGCTCATCTTCCGGTAGCGCAGCGGCACATCGACGTTGTCGAACAGGTTGAGGTCGGGAATCAGGTTGAAGCCCTGGAAGATGAAGCCGATCTTCTGGTTGCGCAGGCGGCTGCGGGCGTCGTCGCCCAGCGTGCTCACGTCCTGGCCGTCGAGCATGTAGGTGCCGCTGGTGAAGGTTTCCAGCAGGCCGGCGATATTGAGGAAGGTGGTCTTGCCGGAACCGGACGGACCGGTGACGGCGACGAACTCGCCTTCCTTGACCTGCAGTTCCAGCGAGCGCAACGCATGGGTTTCCACCTGTTCGGTGCGGAAGACCTTGGCGACCGAGCGCATTTCGAGCATGTACATGGGGTGTCCTCTCTCCAGGATTCAGGGTTCAGGTATCAGTTGACGGAGACGCGCTCGGCGTCCTTGAACAGGTCGCTGCCGGAGACCACGATGCGGTCGCCCGGTTGCACACCCGACTTGATTTCCACTTCGCCCAGGCTGCTGACGCCCAGTTCCACCGGACGGCGCACGGCGGTGCGGCCATCCATCACGTAGGCCATGCCGTTGCCCTGTTCGACGAACGGGCCGCGCTCGACCTTCAGCACGTTCTTGCGGGTATCGAGCAGCACGCGCACCGACATCCGCTGGCTCTGGCGCAGGCCTTCCGGCTGCGCGCTGGCGAAGCGCACGCGGGCGTTGACCTCGCCGTTGACCACTTCCGGCGACACCGCGCTGATCTCACCCGGGAACGGCTGGCCGTTGCCGCCGGTCAGCTGTGCCGGCATGCCGATCGCCAGATCGCGGGCGAAGCTTTCCGGCACCTTGATCTCGACTTCAAACTTGGACAGGTCGACCACGCCCAGCACCGGCGCGTTGGCGGCCAGGTTGGTGGACTGCACCGCCTGCACCTGGCCGACCTGGCCATCGAACGGTGCGCGCAGGGGCAGCGCATCGACCTGGCGCTGCACTTCAGCCACCACCGCCTTCTGGCGATCGGCCAGCAGGCGCTTGTTGCGCGCGTCCAGGTCGGCGCCCTGGCTCTGCAGGCGGGCGTCGGTGGTGGCGTTGGCCAGGGTGATGTCGGCCTTCTTCAGCGAGTCCTTGGCCTTGGCCAGGTCGATCTGCGGCACCGCGCCACCGTCGTAGCCGCGCTGGTAGCGCTGCAGGTCGCGGTCGGCGGCCTGCCGTTCGATGGTGGCCTGGTCGGTCTCCTTGCGCGACTTGGCGCGGGCCAGGGTGGCGTCCAGCGCGGCGCGGCTGGCCTCGGCCTCCAGGCCGGCCAGGGTGGCCTGCTCCTGGGCCAGCTTGCTGCGCAGTTCCGGGCTGTCGATGATCGCCAGCTCCTGGCCCTTCTTCACCACATCGCCGGCCACCACCTTCAGGTCCACGGTACCGGCCGAGATGGCGTACAGGATCGGGCTGTTGGCGGCGATCACCCGGCCATCGGCGGCGATGTCGCGCACCAGGTCGCCGCGCTTCACTTCGGCGATGCGCACGCGGCTGCTGTCGAAGGAGCGGCTGGCATTGGACCAGGCATGCACGGCCCAGCCGATGCCGGCGATCAGGGCGATGGCGCCCAGGGCCGGCCAGCGGTAGCGGTGCCAGCTGGCGCCGGTGGCGCTGGCCGGGGCGGAGGAAACGATCTGGTCCTGGGCGGAAGTGTCGCGGATCATCGGGTGCATGCCTGACGGTGGTAGCCAGTACCAAGCACGTAGCGTGCCAACTTTATTTCATTTGTTTTCAATGAGTTGGAGATGGCGCGGACGTGTCCGGGTGTCCGCGGACACCTTTCCGGACACTTTCATTAAGCGGACAGGAGGGGGAAGGCGGACACGCACGCTAGAATGCCGCGATCGTCTTCAAGGAAACGCGTGACATGTGTGGAATCGTGGGTGCGATCGCCGATCGCGACGTGGTGCCGGTGCTGATCGAGGGCCTGAAGCGGCTTGAGTACCGCGGTTACGATTCCTCCGGCATCGCCGTGATCGACCAGCACGCGCGTCCGGACGTTCGTCGCGTGCGCCGTACCGGTCGCGTTTCGGAGATGGCCACGGCCGCCGAGGCCGAGGGCTTCAATGCGCTGCTGGGTATCGGCCACACGCGCTGGGCCACCCACGGCGGCGTCACCGAGGCCAACGCACATCCGCACATCAGCCAGGGTGTGGCGCTGGTGCACAACGGCATCATCGAAAACCACGAGGAGCAGCGCGAGAAGCTGCGCGCGCTGGGCTATACCTTCGAATCGCAGACCGACACCGAAGTCATCGCGCACCTGATCCACCATCACCTGAAGAGTGGCGACGACCTGCTGGTGGCGCTGCAGCACACGGTGAAGGAACTGACCGGTGCCTACGCGCTGGCCGTGGTCAGCCGTGCCGAGCCGGAACGTTTCGTGTGCGCGCGCATGGGCTGCCCGCTGCTGGTCGGCCTGGGCGAGGGTGAGAACTTCGTTGCCTCGGATGTGTCGGCAGTGATCTCGGCCACGCGCAAGGTGATCTTCCTGGAAGAGGGCGACACCGCCGAAATCCGTCGCGACGGCGTGCGCATCTTCGACGGCCATGACCAGCCGGTCGAGCGCGAGGTGCACCTGTCCGACGTGTCGCTGGCCTCGCTGGAGCTGGGCCCGTACCGCCACTTCATGCAGAAGGAAATCCACGAGCAGCCGCGTGCGCTGGGGGACACCATCGAAGCGGCGATCGACGCCGGTGGTTTCCCGGCCGAACTGTTCGGCAAGAACGCCGAAGCGGTGCTGTCGGGTATCGAAGGCGTGCAGATCATCGCCTGCGGCACCAGCTACTACGCCGGTCTGACCGCACGCTACTGGATCGAGGCGATCGCCGGCCTGCCGTGCAGCGTGGAGATCGCCAGCGAGTACCGCTACCGCGCCGCCTACGCGAACCCCAGGCACCTGATCGTGACCATTTCCCAGTCTGGCGAAACGCTGGATACGATGGAGGCGCTCAAGTACGCCAAGTCGCTGGGCCACAAGCACACGCTGTCGATCTGCAACGTGCCGGAAAGCGCGATTCCGCGCGCCAGCGAGCTGGTCTGCTACACCCGTGCCGGCGCCGAGATCGGCGTGGCCTCGACCAAGGCGTTCACCACCCAGCTTGCCGCGCTGTTCCAGTTGACCGTGGTGCTGGGCAAGCTGCATGGCCGCATCGACGCGGCACGGGAAGCGGACTACCTGGAGCAGCTGCGCTTCCTGCCGGGCAGCGTGCAGCACGCGCTGAACCTGGAGCCGCAGATCGCCGCCTGGGCCGAGCGCTTCGCGCGCAAGGCCAACGCCCTGTTCCTGGGCCGCGGCCTGCATTACCCGATCGCGCTGGAAGGCGCGCTCAAGCTCAAGGAAATCTCCTATATCCATGCCGAAGCGTACCCGGCCGGCGAACTGAAGCACGGCCCGCTGGCGCTGGTGGACGAAGACATGCCAGTGGTGGTGATCGCGCCCAACGACAGCCTGCTGGAGAAGGTGAAGTCGAACATGCAGGAAGTGCGTGCGCGTGGCGGCGAGCTGTTCGTGTTCGCCGACCAGGACAGCAATTTCAACGAGTCCGAAGGCGTGCACGTGATCCGCACGCCGCGCCATGCCGGCGTGCTCAGCCCCATCGTGCACACCATCCCGGTGCAGCTGCTGGCTTACCACACCGCACTGGCGCGCGGCACCGACGTGGACAAGCCGCGCAACCTCGCCAAGAGCGTGACGGTGGAGTAAGGCCTGGCCGATCTGCTGGCAGTACCGACGAGGGCGGCCCGATGGGTCGCCCTTTTTTCATGCCGGCATGGCATTCTCTGCGGCCGAACCCGCGCATCACGGAGGATGCCTGTGCAGGCTGCCATGCGACGATCCATGCCCTGCACAGTGATGCCGGAGCTTCATTTCACTGTTGGCAGTGCACACCCGCAACGGGTATGCCTGGCCATGTCCATTCCGCGCGCGATGGCGCGCATTACAGGGGCTGTAGATGAAAAAGCTGCATGGAGTCGCGTTGGCGGTGGCAATCAGTGCGCTGTCCGGTTGCGCGAGCGTTCCGATGACCGAGAAGAGCGTGGTGGATACGGCCAAGACCTTCCCGGCACCGCAGGACGGCAAGTCCGGGGTGTACGTGTTCCGCAACAGTTTCGTCGGCAAGGCACTGAAGAAGGACGTGCTGATCGATGGGCAGTGCCTGGGCGAAACCGCCGACAAGGTGTTCTTCTATACCCAGGTTGCCGGTGACCAGGAACATGTGATCTCCACCGAGTCGGAGTTCTCGCCCAACGACCTCAAGCTCTTTACCGAAGCCGGTCGCAACTACTTCATCCAGCAGTCGATCAAGATGGGCGTTTTCGTTGGCGGCGCGAAGCTGACCGTGGTTCCGGAAGCGGAAGGCCGCAGCCAGGTGATGCAGCTGAAGATGGCCCAGAACGGGCGTTGCTCGAAGTAACCCCGGTGGCCGGCGGGAGGCTGTGCCTTTCGCCGGCCCGCCCGAAGTGGGACGGCGCAGGGCCGTTCTGTCCGTGCCCGGCCGCGGAAGATCAATCTTGAGTGCGCGGAGCCGCCGGTGTTCAGCCTCGGTTTCAGCGGCGGTGCCATTCTCTGGATCGTCGGTGGGTTCCCACGACGAACTGTCCCATCGGTGCCGGTAGTGGCCATGGTCGGCAGTCGTAGAATCGATCCGACCGAGATACGGGTTGCGCTGCCGGACCCGCCTCGTTGGCGTTGCAGCACGTGGTCTGCCGGTCCGATCCAGGAGCGCGCAGCCGGTGCGCCAGACGTGCGCTGAAAGGTCTGTTCCCGGGGAGGGGGCGTATCGGAAGAGCACACTTTTTTGACTTCAGTGACCTGCACCAGGAAACAAGAATGAACGTCCGCGAACTCCTGCAATCCAAGAAAGAAGCTGTCATCACCATTGATGCGGAAGACACCATCGGTGCCGCCGCCCACAAGATGAGCGCGAACAAAATCGCTGCCCTGGTGGTGATGAAGGACGATGCCCCGGTCGGCATCATCTCCGAAAAGGACATCGTGCGTACCCTGGCCGATGACGGCCCGCAGGCCGGGCGCCGGGTGATTTCCAGCGTGCCCTCCACTGGTCTGGAAGGCATCGCGCCGGAGGCCACGCTGAAGCAGGCCATGTCGCTGATGACGTACTCGCGGCGCCGTCATCTGATGGTCACCGACGGCACGCGCCTGGTCGGCATCCTCAGCCTGGGCGACATCGTGAAGAACCTGCTGGGCGAACTGGAGCTGGAAAAGGCCGTGCTGCAGGACATCTACATGGCGGCGCATTGACGCTGCAACAGAAGCCGCGCTGGTAGCAGAACAACGGCCGGGTGCGGATGCACCTGGCCGTTTTCCTGTGCGCGCTTTGATTCGGCTAGTCTGATCAGGCGTGAGCGTGCACGTTGCAGACAGCGAGAGGAAATGGAATGTTCCAGAATGCGAGAAGGGAATTACTGGGCCCGCTGCATAGCCTGCTGAAGCGGCCGCTGGAGTTCCGCGCGGTGGACAGCATTGAGAGGCATCTGCGCCGGTTGCTTGAAACACGCCCGGACTACGACGCATTGTGTGAGCTTGCGCGCTGGTACGACGCACAGCGGGCGGCCGTATTGCCGCTGTTGCCGGCACTGCATGCAAAGTTGCAGGATCGGCTCTCCATCATTCTGCCTGCCGCTGCCTGTGTAGATCGCGTCGCGACCAGCGTGCGGCACGGGCAGGGCGGCGCGGAGCCGTTCCCGCAATGTGCGCAGGCATCGGCGCAGATCCAGCTGGAGCGCCTCTCCGACCTGCTGGAGCTCGCACAGTGCGGAGCGGGCGATCCATCGCAGGACGACGTTGTATGCCAGACCCTGCAGGTCATGCTGCTGAGCGAGGCGCTTGCGCTGGTGCTTTCCGGATTGGCGTGCGCCTCCCGGCAGAGTGACGGATCGCTGCTGCTTGAACCCGGCGATGACCATAGCCTGGGTCTGCTTAAGCAGGTCTGGTTCGCGCGGTGGCTGGACAGCAACAGCGAGATGGCGTTGATGGTTCGCATTGCCGAGTGCTCCGCTCAGGCCGCAGGTCGTTCCACGCAACTGGATGAGTTGCTGACCCATGCGGTACTGGACCGGGCACTGACCGTTACCTGGGCGTTTCTGGAATCGGATGCCACCTTGCACAGAAGCATGGCCTTTGCCCATGACGCTGCTCGTCTGGTCGTTTTCATGCTTTCTCGCCATGGAGCAGGAGAGATGTTCATTGGACGAGCACAGCTGCGCGAAGCAGACCTGGATGATGTCTTGCAGACCATCCTGGCGTGGCAGTCAAAAGGATTGAGAACCGATTGGATGGTGGTGCCGGGGCCGACGGGCTACATGCTGGCCGGTGGCTGGGACAAGGCGCTGCGCTGCGTGCTGGTGCAGTTCGCGCAGTCGGTCGGTGAGACCGAGCTGCTGCGCAGGCTGATCGGCGGTGATGGATTCGAACGGAGCTATATCCGAAGCCGCCTTGAACGCCAGCTGATCCAGCCGCAGCGCTATTCCGTCCACGAGGGAATCCAGAAGCACCATGTGCTGAAGGATCCGCCAGCCGATCTGGATGTGGAATACATCCTTCACGACTCGCTGTTGCAGCATCACTACTTCATTCAGGCCAAGCACGCCGCCAGGGGCGAGGTGGGGTATCTGGACAGCGTGGTCGCGGCGCTGCAGAAGGATCTCAGCGATGGCCTGCGGCAGTTGCGAGGGGCCAAGGCCTGCCTGGAAGATGGCCGGCTGGAGCCCCTGTGGGCGTCACGCGGGTTGTCGGGCGTGACCGCCGCCAACAGCAGTTTCCTGCTGGTCCACAACATCGCGCATCTTGACCTGCAGGTGACCGACGATGGCATCGCGCTTTACGACTGGCGGACGCTGCGGAATCTACTGGATGACGCGGCCGTCACTGTCAGAAGGCCTGGGGAGCAGGAGGTCCTTCGGCGCGCTGCTTCACCACTGAGCGTCGCCAATCCGATGGATGTGGTGCACACGTTGCTGTCCGAACACGGCATCTATGCGGGAGCCGGACAGGCCGCGTGGGCACCCTTGGCCGTCACCAGTTCGATGGAGCTGGTGGCCGGCCGTGTGCATATGCGCGCCTTGGGGATCTGAAGGCGCTGCGCGCATCCAAGCGGGCACCGCGTCGGCACCAAGCAGCTCCGATCGCAGCCAGGGCCTAGCTAGAACGTCACCTTGACCGAATCGGCGCTGTAGTTCGCCGGGCCGTGGTAGACCACCTCGATGTTGTTGCCATCCGGGTCCAGCACGAACGCCCCGTAGTACCCCGGATGGTAGGGACGCTCGCCCGGCGCGCCGTTGTCGGTGCCGCCGGCGGTGATCGCGGCGGTGTGGAAGGCATCCACGGTAGCGGTGTCGCGTGCCTGGAACGCCAGATGGTGGCGACCGGTCAGCTGGCCGGCCGCGGCCTCGCTGCTGGCGCTGGAAATGAACAGCTCGTCGGCCCAGAAGTAATCATCGCCTTCGCCGGCGATCGGGATGCCGATGGTGTCGAACACCGCCTGGTAGAAGCGGCGGCTGGCGGCCAGATCACGCACCACCAGCTGGATGTGGTCGATCAGGCGACCACGGTGCAGTTCCATCGTTTCCATACGAACCTCGCAAAAAAGGGGGCGGAGTCGGTAGCGCCGGGCTGTGCCCGGCGAGCGCGCAGCGCGGCCTGCTCAAGGCCGCCGGGCATGGCCCGGCGCTACCGGAATTGTGCCCCTTTCCGGGTCAGGCGTTGGCGATGATCTCGACCCAGTAGCCGTCCGGGTCCTTGATGAAGGCCAGGTTCTTCATGCGGCCGTCGGTCAGGCGCTTCTGGAAGGTGACGCCGAGGGCCTCGAAGCGCTGGCAGGCGGCCTCGATGTCCGGCACCGATACGCAGATGTGGCCGAAACCGCGCGGGTCACTGTTGCCGTCGTGGTAGACCGCGCCGTCCTGGGTCTCGGTGCCGTGGTTGTGGGTCAGTTCCAGCACGCCCGGCAGGCCGGCCATCCACAGTCGGCGCTGGGCATCGTCTTCCGGCACCACCGCGCCGGCCGGCACGTAGGCCAGGAAGTACAGGCTGAACTGGGCCTCCGGGAAATCGCGCTTGTCGATCAGCTGGTAGCCCAGCACGCGGGTGTAGAAGTCCAACGAGGCGGTGATGTCCTTGACCCGCAGCATGGTGTGGTTGAACACGAAGCCGGTGGTTTCGGCCGGGGCCTGGGCGGCGACGCCGGGGACATCGCGCAGGGCGGGAATGGTCATGGGGGAGTCCTTCAGACAGGGCCGTTGCCGGCCGGATGGCGCCATTCTACCGGCCGGCACCTGACGGCACCGCGACGTACAATGGCCGGATCGCACCGTTCCGTCCTCACAACGATTGCCCGCCATGTCGCAGCGTGAATGGGTGGCCGCCGCCATCCGCAAGATCGAAGCCGATTTCAACCGTTCCGCCGATACCCACCTGATTCCGCTGGCACTGCCCGGGTTCGAGGGCATCGAGCTTTACCTGAAGGATGAATCGAGCCATCCCACGGGCAGCCTCAAGCACCGGCTGGCGCGCTCGCTGTTCCTGTATGCGCTGACCAACGGCTGGCTGCGCGAGGGGCGCCCGGTGATCGAGGCGTCCAGCGGATCGACGGCCGTCTCTGAAGCCTATTTCGCGCGCCTGCTCGGTTTGCCGTTCATCGCGGTGATTCCGGCCACGACCTCGCCGGAGAAGATTGCGGCGATCGAATTCCATGGCGGTCGCTGCCATCTGGTCGAGCGTGCCTGCGACCTCAACTGCGAATCGGAAAGGCTGGCCCGCGAAACC
Proteins encoded in this region:
- the glmS gene encoding glutamine--fructose-6-phosphate transaminase (isomerizing) translates to MCGIVGAIADRDVVPVLIEGLKRLEYRGYDSSGIAVIDQHARPDVRRVRRTGRVSEMATAAEAEGFNALLGIGHTRWATHGGVTEANAHPHISQGVALVHNGIIENHEEQREKLRALGYTFESQTDTEVIAHLIHHHLKSGDDLLVALQHTVKELTGAYALAVVSRAEPERFVCARMGCPLLVGLGEGENFVASDVSAVISATRKVIFLEEGDTAEIRRDGVRIFDGHDQPVEREVHLSDVSLASLELGPYRHFMQKEIHEQPRALGDTIEAAIDAGGFPAELFGKNAEAVLSGIEGVQIIACGTSYYAGLTARYWIEAIAGLPCSVEIASEYRYRAAYANPRHLIVTISQSGETLDTMEALKYAKSLGHKHTLSICNVPESAIPRASELVCYTRAGAEIGVASTKAFTTQLAALFQLTVVLGKLHGRIDAAREADYLEQLRFLPGSVQHALNLEPQIAAWAERFARKANALFLGRGLHYPIALEGALKLKEISYIHAEAYPAGELKHGPLALVDEDMPVVVIAPNDSLLEKVKSNMQEVRARGGELFVFADQDSNFNESEGVHVIRTPRHAGVLSPIVHTIPVQLLAYHTALARGTDVDKPRNLAKSVTVE
- a CDS encoding ABC transporter ATP-binding protein; translation: MYMLEMRSVAKVFRTEQVETHALRSLELQVKEGEFVAVTGPSGSGKTTFLNIAGLLETFTSGTYMLDGQDVSTLGDDARSRLRNQKIGFIFQGFNLIPDLNLFDNVDVPLRYRKMSASERRERIEKALSQVGLGSRMKHYPNELSGGQQQRAAIARALAGSPRLLLADEPTGNLDTQMARGVMELLEEINAAGTTIVMVTHDPELAARAQRNVHIVDGQVTDLVREPVLATPVRHIVAVNE
- a CDS encoding CBS domain-containing protein, whose translation is MNVRELLQSKKEAVITIDAEDTIGAAAHKMSANKIAALVVMKDDAPVGIISEKDIVRTLADDGPQAGRRVISSVPSTGLEGIAPEATLKQAMSLMTYSRRRHLMVTDGTRLVGILSLGDIVKNLLGELELEKAVLQDIYMAAH
- the gloA gene encoding lactoylglutathione lyase; the encoded protein is MTIPALRDVPGVAAQAPAETTGFVFNHTMLRVKDITASLDFYTRVLGYQLIDKRDFPEAQFSLYFLAYVPAGAVVPEDDAQRRLWMAGLPGVLELTHNHGTETQDGAVYHDGNSDPRGFGHICVSVPDIEAACQRFEALGVTFQKRLTDGRMKNLAFIKDPDGYWVEIIANA
- a CDS encoding DUF2846 domain-containing protein: MKKLHGVALAVAISALSGCASVPMTEKSVVDTAKTFPAPQDGKSGVYVFRNSFVGKALKKDVLIDGQCLGETADKVFFYTQVAGDQEHVISTESEFSPNDLKLFTEAGRNYFIQQSIKMGVFVGGAKLTVVPEAEGRSQVMQLKMAQNGRCSK
- a CDS encoding efflux RND transporter periplasmic adaptor subunit, encoding MIRDTSAQDQIVSSAPASATGASWHRYRWPALGAIALIAGIGWAVHAWSNASRSFDSSRVRIAEVKRGDLVRDIAADGRVIAANSPILYAISAGTVDLKVVAGDVVKKGQELAIIDSPELRSKLAQEQATLAGLEAEASRAALDATLARAKSRKETDQATIERQAADRDLQRYQRGYDGGAVPQIDLAKAKDSLKKADITLANATTDARLQSQGADLDARNKRLLADRQKAVVAEVQRQVDALPLRAPFDGQVGQVQAVQSTNLAANAPVLGVVDLSKFEVEIKVPESFARDLAIGMPAQLTGGNGQPFPGEISAVSPEVVNGEVNARVRFASAQPEGLRQSQRMSVRVLLDTRKNVLKVERGPFVEQGNGMAYVMDGRTAVRRPVELGVSSLGEVEIKSGVQPGDRIVVSGSDLFKDAERVSVN
- a CDS encoding ABC transporter permease, translated to MFAYYARLAARSFRRNKVLTALMVIAIALGIGASMTTLTVFHVLSGDPIPGKSDRLFYVQLDAATGAYVAGEEPETQLTRFDGEALLREAKGERQALMSGGGGTIEPDNSTLKPFSIDTRWTSADFFPMFEVPMQYGRPWTREDDDGRARVVVISKALNDKLYQGANSVGRDLRMEGQSYRIVGVMKEWSPEPHFYDLTTGSYGKNEDLLLPISTSFDLKLGNNGNMNCFGENPDGNSYSLNAPCAWLQYWVEMDPAKAGDYRRYLENYSTQQREAGRFKHPPNVRLRTVMEWLDFNGAVPSDVRLQLWLALGFLGVCLVNTVGLLLAKFLRRSGEIGVRRALGASRGQIFLQCLVEAGAVGVVGGVLGIGLALLGLFAVRQQPVEYAKLAHLDGNMLLLALGLTLFASLAAGFLPAWRAMQVTPAIQLKSQ
- a CDS encoding VOC family protein, which codes for METMELHRGRLIDHIQLVVRDLAASRRFYQAVFDTIGIPIAGEGDDYFWADELFISSASSEAAAGQLTGRHHLAFQARDTATVDAFHTAAITAGGTDNGAPGERPYHPGYYGAFVLDPDGNNIEVVYHGPANYSADSVKVTF